A single genomic interval of Celeribacter indicus harbors:
- a CDS encoding phosphoribosyl-ATP diphosphatase codes for MSVLHDLEQVILSRRGADPDSSWTAKLFSKGPEKCAEKFGEEAVEAIVAAAKGDRDNLTYEAADVLYHLLVMLAARDIALEDVLGELARRQGLSGIAEKAGRGE; via the coding sequence ATGTCCGTTCTGCACGACCTCGAACAGGTGATCCTCTCGCGCAGGGGCGCCGATCCCGACAGCTCCTGGACCGCGAAACTCTTCTCCAAGGGCCCGGAGAAATGCGCCGAGAAATTCGGCGAGGAAGCGGTGGAGGCGATCGTCGCCGCCGCAAAGGGCGACCGCGACAACCTCACCTACGAGGCCGCCGACGTGCTCTATCACCTGCTCGTCATGCTCGCCGCGCGCGATATCGCCCTCGAGGACGTGCTCGGCGAACTCGCGCGCCGCCAGGGCCTGTCGGGGATCGCGGAAAAGGCCGGGCGCGGGGAGTGA
- a CDS encoding DUF2147 domain-containing protein, translating into MKTVALAAVAALGLAHAAHAADPVTGTWQTQVDDGHYAHVRIAPCGDRICGTIAKAFDAGGPIESPNVGKPIVWDMVPQGGGAYRSGKIWQPSTGKVYNSKMQLNGNSLKVSGCVGPICKGQTWSRLP; encoded by the coding sequence ATGAAGACAGTCGCACTCGCCGCGGTCGCGGCGCTCGGCCTGGCCCATGCGGCCCATGCCGCCGATCCCGTCACCGGCACCTGGCAGACGCAGGTCGACGACGGCCATTACGCCCATGTCCGCATCGCCCCCTGCGGCGACAGGATCTGCGGCACGATCGCGAAGGCCTTCGACGCGGGCGGCCCGATCGAGTCGCCGAATGTCGGCAAGCCCATCGTCTGGGACATGGTCCCGCAGGGCGGCGGCGCCTACAGGAGCGGCAAGATCTGGCAGCCCTCGACCGGCAAGGTCTACAATTCCAAGATGCAGCTGAACGGCAATTCGCTGAAGGTGTCGGGCTGCGTCGGGCCGATCTGCAAGGGGCAGACCTGGAGCCGCCTTCCCTAG
- a CDS encoding HGGxSTG domain-containing protein, translating to MWVCGAKTRSGGACQCRPVHGSKRCRLHGGLSTGPKTAAGRERIAEAQRRRHASHRKTVMPRP from the coding sequence ATGTGGGTTTGTGGTGCAAAGACTAGGTCGGGCGGCGCGTGCCAGTGCCGCCCGGTGCACGGTTCGAAGCGGTGCAGGCTACACGGTGGCCTGTCCACTGGCCCGAAGACAGCCGCCGGGCGCGAACGCATTGCGGAAGCCCAGCGCCGCCGCCATGCCTCACACCGCAAAACAGTGATGCCCCGACCATGA
- the hisA gene encoding 1-(5-phosphoribosyl)-5-[(5-phosphoribosylamino)methylideneamino]imidazole-4-carboxamide isomerase, which yields MILYPAIDLKDGQAVRLYKGEMEKATVFNEDPAAQAMDFVAAGCEWLHLVDLNGAFAGTPVNAAPVEEILKRCKVPAQLGGGIRDMKTIGTWLDRGLARVILGTVAVEDPDLVREAARAFPGQVAVGIDARSGMVATKGWAEETGVNATDLAKSFEDAGVAAIIYTDINRDGAMQGPNVAETAALANAVSIPVIASGGVSSLDDLRALKTCGAPLDGAISGRALYDGAIDLGEALALLRD from the coding sequence ATGATCCTCTACCCCGCCATCGACCTCAAGGACGGCCAGGCCGTGCGCCTCTACAAGGGCGAGATGGAGAAGGCGACCGTGTTCAACGAAGATCCCGCCGCCCAGGCGATGGACTTCGTCGCGGCCGGCTGCGAATGGCTTCACCTCGTGGACCTGAACGGCGCCTTCGCCGGCACGCCGGTCAATGCCGCCCCGGTCGAGGAGATCCTGAAGCGCTGCAAGGTGCCCGCCCAGCTCGGCGGCGGCATCCGCGACATGAAGACGATCGGGACATGGCTCGACCGCGGCCTCGCCCGCGTGATCCTCGGCACCGTCGCGGTGGAAGATCCCGATCTCGTGCGCGAGGCCGCCCGCGCCTTTCCGGGACAGGTCGCGGTCGGCATCGACGCCCGCAGCGGCATGGTCGCCACGAAAGGCTGGGCCGAGGAGACCGGCGTCAACGCCACCGACCTCGCGAAAAGCTTCGAGGATGCCGGAGTGGCGGCCATCATCTATACCGACATCAACCGCGACGGCGCGATGCAGGGGCCGAATGTCGCCGAAACGGCGGCGCTTGCCAATGCCGTCTCGATCCCGGTCATCGCCTCCGGCGGGGTCTCCTCGCTCGACGACCTGCGCGCGCTCAAGACCTGCGGCGCGCCGCTCGACGGGGCGATCTCCGGCCGCGCGCTCTACGACGGCGCGATCGACCTCGGGGAGGCGCTTGCCCTGCTCCGCGACTGA
- the rlmB gene encoding 23S rRNA (guanosine(2251)-2'-O)-methyltransferase RlmB — protein MKKPRWVIEKEQQKRRAAQETVWLFGLHAVRDALRNPARERLRLVVTKNAFDKLGADIAASGIAPEIVDPRRFDAPLDPGSVHQGAALEVKPLTWGSVAEVCLSAGEGAPTVVLLDQVTDPHNVGAILRSAEVFGAEAVIATARHAAPETGALAKTASGALERQPYLRVRNLSETIVELQGMGFVCLGLDGTAEETIDTAVTALAGRPVALVLGAEGPGLRQKTRETVDRLVKIPFARDFGSLNVSNAAAVALYAASRR, from the coding sequence ATGAAGAAGCCCAGATGGGTCATCGAGAAGGAACAGCAGAAGCGCCGCGCGGCGCAGGAGACGGTGTGGCTTTTCGGGCTGCACGCGGTGCGTGATGCGCTGCGCAATCCGGCGCGGGAGAGGCTCCGGCTTGTGGTCACGAAGAATGCCTTCGACAAGCTCGGGGCCGATATCGCGGCGAGCGGGATCGCACCGGAGATCGTCGATCCGCGGCGGTTCGACGCGCCGCTCGATCCCGGCTCCGTACACCAGGGCGCGGCGCTCGAGGTGAAGCCGCTGACATGGGGCTCGGTGGCCGAAGTCTGCCTCTCGGCGGGCGAGGGGGCGCCGACGGTCGTTCTGCTCGATCAGGTGACCGACCCGCATAACGTGGGCGCGATCCTGCGCTCGGCCGAGGTCTTCGGCGCAGAGGCCGTGATCGCCACCGCGCGCCATGCCGCGCCCGAGACCGGGGCGCTGGCGAAGACCGCCTCGGGCGCGCTCGAGCGCCAGCCCTACCTGCGCGTGCGCAACCTGTCGGAGACGATCGTGGAGTTGCAGGGGATGGGCTTCGTCTGTCTCGGGCTCGACGGGACGGCGGAGGAGACGATCGACACGGCGGTCACGGCGCTCGCCGGGCGTCCGGTGGCGCTCGTGCTGGGGGCCGAGGGGCCGGGGCTCAGGCAGAAGACGCGCGAGACGGTGGACCGGCTCGTGAAGATCCCCTTCGCCCGCGATTTCGGTTCGCTCAACGTCTCCAACGCCGCGGCGGTGGCACTTTATGCGGCCTCGCGCCGGTAG
- the hisF gene encoding imidazole glycerol phosphate synthase subunit HisF, protein MLKTRIIPCLDVADGRVVKGVNFVDLIDAGDPVESARAYDAAGADELCFLDIHATHENRGTMYDLATRTAEQCFMPLTIGGGVRSTEDVRNLLLAGADKVSFNSAAVADPDVIARAADRFGSQCIVCAIDAKTIAWDSDGIPVKWAIFTHGGRKAALDKDGHPVDAVDFAKRIAAKGAGEILLTSMDRDGTRAGFNIQMTRTIADAVDIPVIASGGVGTLDHLVEGVTEGHASAVLAASIFHFGDYTIAEAKAYMASKGIPMRLN, encoded by the coding sequence ATGCTGAAGACCCGCATCATCCCCTGCCTCGACGTGGCCGATGGCCGCGTGGTGAAAGGCGTGAACTTCGTCGATCTCATCGACGCGGGCGATCCGGTGGAAAGCGCGCGCGCCTATGACGCGGCGGGGGCGGACGAGCTCTGCTTCCTCGACATCCACGCCACCCATGAGAACCGCGGCACGATGTACGACCTCGCCACCCGCACGGCGGAGCAATGCTTCATGCCGCTCACCATCGGCGGCGGCGTGCGCAGCACGGAGGACGTGCGCAACCTGCTGCTGGCAGGGGCGGACAAGGTCTCCTTCAACTCCGCCGCCGTGGCCGATCCCGACGTGATCGCCCGCGCCGCCGACCGCTTCGGCAGCCAGTGCATCGTCTGCGCCATCGACGCGAAGACCATCGCCTGGGACAGCGACGGCATTCCGGTCAAATGGGCGATCTTCACCCATGGCGGGCGCAAGGCGGCGCTGGACAAGGACGGCCATCCGGTCGACGCGGTGGACTTCGCGAAACGGATCGCGGCGAAGGGCGCGGGCGAGATCCTGCTGACCTCGATGGACCGGGACGGCACGCGGGCGGGGTTCAACATCCAGATGACCCGCACCATCGCCGATGCGGTGGACATCCCGGTGATCGCCTCGGGCGGGGTCGGCACGCTCGATCACCTCGTCGAGGGCGTCACCGAAGGCCATGCCAGCGCCGTGCTCGCGGCCTCCATCTTCCATTTCGGGGATTACACCATTGCCGAGGCCAAGGCCTACATGGCCTCGAAGGGCATTCCCATGCGGCTCAACTGA
- a CDS encoding CoA-binding protein: MTHIDLLTDDDIARILRDTKVIALVGASPRPERPSHGVGNFLAARGYKVIPVNPGQAGRELFGQTVVASLAEVGEPVDMVDIFRRSEDVPEVVEDALKHLKNLKYVWMQLGIVNEKAAALARAQGAEVVMDRCPAIEIPRLGL, translated from the coding sequence ATGACCCATATTGATTTGCTCACAGACGACGACATCGCCCGGATCCTCCGCGACACCAAGGTGATCGCGCTCGTGGGGGCGAGCCCGCGGCCGGAGCGGCCCTCCCACGGGGTCGGCAATTTTCTGGCCGCGCGCGGCTACAAGGTGATCCCGGTCAATCCCGGTCAGGCGGGCCGGGAGCTTTTCGGCCAGACGGTCGTCGCCTCCCTCGCGGAGGTCGGTGAGCCGGTGGACATGGTGGACATCTTCCGCCGCTCCGAGGATGTGCCGGAGGTCGTCGAGGACGCGCTGAAGCATCTCAAGAACCTCAAATACGTCTGGATGCAGCTCGGCATCGTCAACGAGAAGGCGGCCGCGCTGGCACGGGCGCAGGGCGCCGAAGTGGTGATGGACCGCTGCCCGGCCATCGAGATCCCGCGTCTCGGGCTCTGA